The Terriglobus roseus region CGTGTGCCGGTCAAAACTTTCGCCGCCTTCGATTCGCTTCAGAGCATAGATGACCGCATACGTTAGCGGTGTTGCCAGCACTTCATAGCCAACCTTCAATGCATAGCTGCTAAGAATCATGAAGAACATTGTTCTTGCCGGGACGATGCCACCGAAAGTCAGGACAACCACCAGAGTTGTATCGATCGCTTGTCCGACGACGGTGGAACCCACGGTGCGTGTCCAGAGCCAACGTCCGTTTGTCAGCAGCTTCAACCTGGCCATGACATAGCTGTTGGCAAATTCTCCAAACCAGAAGGCGGCAAGACTTGCAGCGAGGATGCGAGGGATAAATCCAAAGACGGCTGAGAAAGCCTCCTGATTATGCCAAGAGGGATCGGCTGGAAGCTTAATCGCCAATGCTGCCGCAACATAGAGCAAGGCCGTGGCAAAGAAGCCAAGCCAGATGGCACGACGCGAAGCAGCATACCCATACACTTCGGTGAAAACATCTCCAAAAATGTATGTGATGGGAAAGAGCAAAATCGCTGCCGAAACGGGCAGCCCGCCGATAAGGCATATCTTCTGCGCCAGGAGGTTTGACACCAGCAGAATGACGACAAAGGCTACCTGCAGTACATCCAACAAACGGCGAGTGGGCTGGTTGTGCGTCTGAGTCATGATTGCGTTCCACTGGAGACTAGCACCCTTCTCCAGAGCCGCGTTTCGCAATTTTGACATCGAGCGCAGATACGACTAATCTTGGAAATGGCACAGCGTGATCCCACGCTTGAGTGCAGGTGCGTCCCCGTCGTCCAGTGGCCCAGGACACCGCCCTTTCACGGCGGTAACACGGGTTCGAATCCCGTCGGGGACGCCATTTAAATCCCTCAAAATCTTGCGAGCGCGCTCCACCGCATAGGGCATTTCTTTTCCGTGCCTTAAAGCTGGAATTCCAGTCGAGGTGCAGTTGCGTATCGAAGCTCGCAAGGTATCTCGTTCCCGGTTAGTGGACGTGGAAAGCGACTACCTTTGAGTTGCCGACGCCACCGTGAATGAAGTCGCCGCTTAACAGCACCTCAAAGTCGTGGAGACGGCCAGAGCTGTCTGTGGCCTGGCGGAGAATGGGGCCATAGAGCCACTCGCTGGTGAGGAAGTTTACAGCGCCGTACGTGGTCCCCATGGATGTGCCTTCCACGATCAGAACGCGCCCCTGCCCTTGGGAATTGGCTAACAACGCAATATGGGTGAAGTTTTTGAGGTTAGGTTTTACGCGTCGATAGATATAAGACGCCTGCTCTCCGGCCCGGGGAGATTTGTTCTGAATCGTGTACACATCTGAGACGTAGTCGTAGTGAGCGACGAAATCCATCTCCGGCTGATACAGCGTGACCCACGGATCAAAGCTTTCTGGTCCGATGAGAATCAGATTGTTGTCGTGCGTGTCTGCGACGACAACGTCGCGCGCATATCGAATCTCAATATTCTTTTCCAGTTCCGGCGCTCCCATATGTTCGGGTCCGCGAACTAGATCAGCAACGAGTGCTAGGTCAGCCATGGGTGTAACAGATCGCGTGGCCAAAGGAACATCTGTGTGCGACGGAGGGACGCTCGCCTTTGATTCCCTGTCGTAAGTGTGGGTGGCGTACCAGTCCAACGGCACCGACTTCTGCTCCCACACTGTGAACATGTCGAGTGCGGCATCTCCTGGCACAATCAAAGTCTTCCGGTCAGAGGTGAACAGCGCCTGCCAGAGAGCAATTGGCCCTTTCCGCACGACCGGAACGGAAGCGGCACGACGCTGTTGAATGCAGATCACCCCCAGAACCAGAACCGCGAGCCCCAGCAACGCAATGGCGAAGACATATGGTTTTCTGCTTGGAGGTGGTGGCACAGAAACCGACGCGACTGGAGCAGATGGAGGCGGCGAAACCAGAGGAGTAATTGCCGGAGCTTCCGAGACCTTCCTTACCGCCTGCTTTTCTACTGCGGCAATGTAGCCGCCCTTTGGAATATCGATCCGGAATTCGTTCCCTGCCCCTTCAGACGAGTAGTAGAGATCCAATCGCTGACGCAGTTGCCGCACCGTCACGCGGACAATCGTGTCTTCAGAAGAGTTGTAGCCGGGGACGCGTCCGAAGACCTGAATACCGATCTGTTGCTCCGTCAGGTCTCCATGAGAGCCTCGAAGCGAGTGCGTTACTATGAACCCAAGGAGGGAACAGAGGCGCGGAGACTTGGCGAAAGAATGACTGGTTAGGACACGTTCCAGTTCCAGCAATTCTGCCGAACTTTCGGTATTTGCCACAGTCTCAGGCGTTATAGACACGTCATGCTTCTATCACCTTCCTCTTTCCAGTCACAAGTGCAACCCAAGCCTTGTGCGGCCGTGCGCGCAATTTCGCAGCGTATTCCGGCCTTTTGTTGTTGTCGATAATCCTCACAAAATAAAGGAATAGCTGGGATTTCACGTGTGAATCACACGTGAGACACCGTGAATCTCCTGCTAACCCTTGCCAGTGGTATGCGCTGCCCTTCAGGGTTGCACTGTTTCCATACCTCCATGTCCTTTGACCGCCTTCCTGTGAATGACGAAGGCCTTTTCCCTCTTGAGATGACGATGAACAGACGTGAATTTGTTGGCCTTTCCTCTGCCGCTCTTGCCGCCACACAAGCACGAGCCGCTATGGCATCCACACCGCAACCCTCTAACAACCGGCCCAACTTTCTCTTCTTCATTGCGGACGATCTGATGTTCCGCACGATTAACTCCATCAACAACCCCGAGGTCCACACCCCGAACATCGACCGGCTGGTTCGCGATGGCATCCACTTCACGCATTGTTTCCACTCCGGATCATGGACTGGCGCAGTCTGCATCGCCAGCCGGACGATGCTGAACACTGGCCTCTCCCCCTTCAAAGCGCAGAAGGCGCTCGTGGACAACCAGTCGGGGATGATTCCGGTATGGGGTCAGACTCTGCGCAATGCGGGGTACCGAACCTTCCAGACTGGCAAGTGGCACCTGGACGCTGTTTCCCTGCAGCGTTCGTTCAGCGATCTAAAGACGACCGGACCTGGCTATCTGGATTCGACCCACGACCCCAAGGACCCGGCCCACAACATGTACCTGCGGCCTGCTCCTGGCAACGTATGGAGCCCAACGGACCGCTCCTTAAAAGGACATTGGCTGGACAAGCATCTCTGGCTCGATGGTCCTGAGGGTGAGACAAAGCATTCTTCTGAGGTCTATGCAGATTCTGCCATCGACTTCCTGAATGGGCAGCGCGGCAAGCAGGAGAAGCCTTTCTTCATGTACGTGGGCTTCAACGCTCCGCATGATCCTCGACAGGCTCCCGAGGAATACCAGGCGATGTATCCAGTGGAGAAGATCGCGCTTCCGCCGAACTATCTCCCGCAGCACCCCTTTGATCAGGGCGACTTCCATACACGCGACGAACAGCTTGCTCCCTTCCCGCGGACCGAGTTCGACGTGAAGACGCACCGCAAGGAGTACTACGCCATCATCACGCACATGGATGCGCAGATTGGCCGCGTGCTGGATGCGCTGGAAAAGAGCGGACAGGCTAAGAACACCTACGTGATCCTCACCGCAGACCATGGCCTTGCCGTTGGAGAGCACGGTCTGATGGGCAAGCAGAACCAGTACGAGTGCTCCATGCGTATGCCACTCATCATGCGCGGCCCCGGGATCAAGGCCGGAACGCATGTGGACGAGATGGTCTACCAGCACAGCATGTACGCCACCACCTGTGAACTGGCGGGCGTTGCTGTTCCGAAGCATGTGGAGTTCCCCAGCCTGAAACCGATGGTTCTGGGACAGTCCACTGCACCTCTCCACGATGCAATGTTCGGCTGGTTGAATGTCATCCAGCGTTCCATCCGCACGAAGAAGCACAAGCTGATCTTCTACGTGCCCATCAAGCGCTATCAACTCTTCGATCTTGAGAACGATCCCTGGGAGATGCACGACCTCATCAACGATCCGCAATACGCGTCGGTGAAGACGGACATGATCGCGAAGCTCAAGGCCGAACAAAAACGGTTGGGCGACCCGCTGGACATTGATGCGCCGCCAGCCGTGAAAACCGGCAATTCGTACTAAGCCGGAACGAACCACAGCAACACCATTTCAGGAGGCCACGGCCCTAGTCGTGGATAAAAATGACATACCGATTAAGACACCTTCTTGCCTACACGCCACTCCCGGCTCTGTTTCTCTCAGCCACGATGCTGCATGCGCAGAACTCCACTGGCGCTATCAGCATCACCGTGTTCGACGCGGGTGGCGCCGCTGTGCCAAATGCTCAGGTAGTGGTCACGGGGACGGACACAGGCGTGCAACTACGTACGCTCACCACAAATGATCACGGTATTGCAGAAGTACCGCTGGTCCCGCCGGGCAACTACAACGTCAGCATCACTGCGTCCGGCTTCAAGACCTACCAACAGCAATCGGTCAACGTGCAGGTGGGCGCCACCGTCACGTTGCGTCCTGCACTGGAACTTGGTGCAGCCAGCGACGCCGTCACTGTGACCGCACAGGCGCCACTGATTGAAGATAAATCTCAGACCGTGCAACAGGTCATCGAAAACAAGGAACTCACCGACATTCCTTTGAACGGCCGTAACTATATCCAGGCCGCCAACTTCATTCCCGGTGTTGTGCCACAGAACTCAGGTCGCGATAACTCCTTCGTTGCGTACGGCAATGACGGCTTGCAGAACTCGTTCCTACTCGATGGCGCGCGCAACGTGAACTACATCCGAGGTCTGGACAACGGTCAACGAGACATGGTGCGACCGCCTCTCGATGCATTGCAGGAATTCACCGTGCAGACATCGAACTACTCTGCAGAATTTGGCGCCGGTGCAGGCGCAATTCTTAACGCTATTACCAAAAGCGGAAGTAATAAGTGGCATGGATCTGCTTACGACTTCATTCGTAACAAGGTGCTGGATGCCCGCCCCTATAACTTCACCACCACTCCGGTAAACAAACAGCAGTTGGTTCAGAACCAATACGGCGGCAGCTTCGGTGGACGCATCATTCGGGACAAGGTCTTCTTTTTTGGTGCCTATGAGGGCCGTCATACTAAGTCGTCGTCACAGAACAACGGCGCTGTACCCACGGCACTGGAGCGTTCGGGCGACTTCTCGCAATCGAAGTACATCATCTATGACCCGACGACCACTCGCTTGGTGAACGGTTCGTATGTGCGTACGCCCTTTGCAGGAAACAAGATTCCTACCTCCCAGCTGAACTCCATTGGACAGCAGCTTGCCGCTCTGTATCCATTGCCTAATGCCACGAGCGCTACTGATCCATACACCCACTACTACACGTCGTTTATTCCGAGCAAGACTGACGTGAAGAACGGCATTGGACGTGTGGACTACACCATCAGCAGCAAAGACAGTATCTTTGCCCGCTACGGCGAAACGCTGAGCAATGCGTTCACAGGTGTTGGTCTCCCCGGTGCACAGGACCCTGGCAACAGCCGTGTGGATTCCAAGGGCCTTGGCGCTGGATACACACGCATCATCACGCAATCTCTTTTAAACGAGCTGCGCTTCTCCTGGACCTCACTCGCAGATGATGGATTGGGTACTATTGCACGCAAAGAATTCATCCCTGGCTTGCTCGATCCAAACCTTACGGAAGGCTGGCCAACGTTCGCTGTCACCAGTCTTGGCACCATTGGTTCCGAAGCAGTTGGAAACTCGCCGCTGCACAAGACCTCTGGCGTGTGGGACTGGGCAGACAATGTCTCTTGGTCGCACGGTAAGCACCTAACCAAGTTCGGTGGCGAAATGATGTGGATTCGTCCGAATACGCAAGCTGCATCCAACGGACGCGGTGGCCTTGGCTTCACGGGTGCATTTACCCAATCTCCCACAGCACGTTCCACGAGCGGTTACGGCGTGGCCGATCTGCTGCTGGGCTATGCCAACAGTGTCAACACGGGCACCGTTCTGAAAAGCGAAGAGCGTGGCTGGTACTACGGCGGTTATGCCAATGACCAATGGACCATTTCACCTAACCTGACCATCAACTACGGCGCTCGTTATGAAATCTTCATGCCGTTCTACGATGTGAACAACGGCGAAGCGAACTTCATCACCGATCCAGATAGCCCGCTATATCTCCAATACATCAAGGCAGGCATCGACAAGCGCTTGCCCCGCGCACTGGTCTACGCGGACAAGAACAACATTGCGCCGCGCGTCGGCTTTGCCTATCGTGTTCCCAATGTAAAAGACATGACGCTGCGTGGTTCGTTCGGCATGTTCTACTCGCAGGATCAGGGTCTGGGTATCACAAGCCGCTTATCCACGAACCCGCCTTATAACAACTACGGAGCCATCTCGCAGAACAGCGATCAGCTCAACACCAGCACGTCGTTCCAGCTATCGCCAAACCAATCCATTCCGCGCTCTCCGGCAGTCGATCCAGCAACTTTTACTCTTGACCCGACCTATACCGGCACCATCACCAGTTGGGTAGAACACATGCAGTACGGTTATGTGTCGCAGTGGAGTTTGTCTGCGCAGAAGCAGCTTCCTTGGGGCTTGCTTGCGGAAGTGAATTACGTGGGCAACCATGGCGTTCATCTGCTGGGCCGCTCAAACTTGAATCAGCCCAAGGTGTTGAACAGCACGTCCGTCGCATCGCGACGTCCGTTCCTTGGCTACACCGCAGCCGCAACGCTTAACCAGATTGGCGATTGGAATGCCTCTCAATATGAAGGCCTCTCCGCCAAGGTGGAGAAACG contains the following coding sequences:
- a CDS encoding queuosine precursor transporter, yielding MTQTHNQPTRRLLDVLQVAFVVILLVSNLLAQKICLIGGLPVSAAILLFPITYIFGDVFTEVYGYAASRRAIWLGFFATALLYVAAALAIKLPADPSWHNQEAFSAVFGFIPRILAASLAAFWFGEFANSYVMARLKLLTNGRWLWTRTVGSTVVGQAIDTTLVVVLTFGGIVPARTMFFMILSSYALKVGYEVLATPLTYAVIYALKRIEGGESFDRHTSFNPFRFTERKAASSSEC
- a CDS encoding sulfatase-like hydrolase/transferase, with the protein product MNRREFVGLSSAALAATQARAAMASTPQPSNNRPNFLFFIADDLMFRTINSINNPEVHTPNIDRLVRDGIHFTHCFHSGSWTGAVCIASRTMLNTGLSPFKAQKALVDNQSGMIPVWGQTLRNAGYRTFQTGKWHLDAVSLQRSFSDLKTTGPGYLDSTHDPKDPAHNMYLRPAPGNVWSPTDRSLKGHWLDKHLWLDGPEGETKHSSEVYADSAIDFLNGQRGKQEKPFFMYVGFNAPHDPRQAPEEYQAMYPVEKIALPPNYLPQHPFDQGDFHTRDEQLAPFPRTEFDVKTHRKEYYAIITHMDAQIGRVLDALEKSGQAKNTYVILTADHGLAVGEHGLMGKQNQYECSMRMPLIMRGPGIKAGTHVDEMVYQHSMYATTCELAGVAVPKHVEFPSLKPMVLGQSTAPLHDAMFGWLNVIQRSIRTKKHKLIFYVPIKRYQLFDLENDPWEMHDLINDPQYASVKTDMIAKLKAEQKRLGDPLDIDAPPAVKTGNSY
- a CDS encoding TonB-dependent receptor → MTYRLRHLLAYTPLPALFLSATMLHAQNSTGAISITVFDAGGAAVPNAQVVVTGTDTGVQLRTLTTNDHGIAEVPLVPPGNYNVSITASGFKTYQQQSVNVQVGATVTLRPALELGAASDAVTVTAQAPLIEDKSQTVQQVIENKELTDIPLNGRNYIQAANFIPGVVPQNSGRDNSFVAYGNDGLQNSFLLDGARNVNYIRGLDNGQRDMVRPPLDALQEFTVQTSNYSAEFGAGAGAILNAITKSGSNKWHGSAYDFIRNKVLDARPYNFTTTPVNKQQLVQNQYGGSFGGRIIRDKVFFFGAYEGRHTKSSSQNNGAVPTALERSGDFSQSKYIIYDPTTTRLVNGSYVRTPFAGNKIPTSQLNSIGQQLAALYPLPNATSATDPYTHYYTSFIPSKTDVKNGIGRVDYTISSKDSIFARYGETLSNAFTGVGLPGAQDPGNSRVDSKGLGAGYTRIITQSLLNELRFSWTSLADDGLGTIARKEFIPGLLDPNLTEGWPTFAVTSLGTIGSEAVGNSPLHKTSGVWDWADNVSWSHGKHLTKFGGEMMWIRPNTQAASNGRGGLGFTGAFTQSPTARSTSGYGVADLLLGYANSVNTGTVLKSEERGWYYGGYANDQWTISPNLTINYGARYEIFMPFYDVNNGEANFITDPDSPLYLQYIKAGIDKRLPRALVYADKNNIAPRVGFAYRVPNVKDMTLRGSFGMFYSQDQGLGITSRLSTNPPYNNYGAISQNSDQLNTSTSFQLSPNQSIPRSPAVDPATFTLDPTYTGTITSWVEHMQYGYVSQWSLSAQKQLPWGLLAEVNYVGNHGVHLLGRSNLNQPKVLNSTSVASRRPFLGYTAAATLNQIGDWNASQYEGLSAKVEKRFAQGVQFRNSITYGRTFSLLSQALDVNDNSTAGDTLQDAYNHAINWGPADFDIPFREVLTGMFAAPSGSHAIFNSRIASAVLGGWAASPVWVWQSGQPLTPTTSSDNANSGATNRPNQLCSAVHTAPNTRQQWFNTSCFGTNALYTYGNAGKGSIRSPGQNRVDLSLQRNFGVPKWEGANLNFRIEGFNVLNHRMWGSPNTTLGNTQFGQITSAQAMRTVQIAGRITF